In one Deinococcus psychrotolerans genomic region, the following are encoded:
- a CDS encoding EAL domain-containing protein, producing MVNSVSALGASAAVSDTERLQELMTAAEPLLGSDAERAELLLREAHTLSLSLGDGQNEARVLTLLGLTYFYRSQFQTAIDVLERARTLATSMPDAGILARILNGLGICAQSLGNYGTAMEHFWESQQLAAASGDDLGSARTLCNVGIIRTELGEYDLAVEAFLEVSSFGEATGNVLLHLTSVVNLAFAYQQMKQDARAIELAHTHLPTVRRLGLRQLEVVLQGTVARSLVKLGQLQETLERVQDVMSLAEEVGNQEVIVNLRLAQGLAFQRLGRSEEAQYVLQMALYKARQYGIKPDERTILNHLSELHAERHEWQQAYESSRAYQVLEQTLHAEEVDRKARMLGAQMQLERLQQEAEVERLRNAELSQANTALQTAKADLAHRATHDALTGLANRAYFQSEVERALSEGSLFGILFIDLDRFKLVNDTLGHDVGDELLKQVARQLTQVVRSGDLVARMGGDEFTIILRRLRSAQDAERVANKVLNQLAQPIHVRGHTLHVTGSIGVAVAPHDGQDVTTLQRHADIAMYRAKNEGKNGVRIFRPTMGEETTQRVGLERDLRLALAQDELVLHYQGQFDARSQMLVGFEALVRWQHPTQGLLSPGKFIQVAEENELIVPLGEWVLREACRQAALWEANSRDFTMSVNVSALQFEHSGLLNAVQQALASSGLDPQRLVLELTESVVLRNPEVAALQLTRLKDLGIRVALDDFGTGQSSLSLLRTLPIDVLKIDRSFVQDENIAEGSSARMLLNVMITLAHGLNMLVTGEGVETPEQQALLDELGCDNIQGFLLGQPGPPEDICWTPLNHTNRHEH from the coding sequence ATGGTCAATTCTGTTTCTGCTTTGGGGGCCTCCGCAGCCGTCTCGGACACCGAGCGGCTACAGGAACTGATGACGGCAGCAGAACCGCTGTTGGGTTCAGATGCAGAACGCGCTGAACTTCTTCTTCGGGAAGCCCACACGCTGTCCCTCAGCCTTGGGGATGGACAGAATGAAGCCCGTGTCCTGACTCTTCTGGGGCTCACATACTTCTACCGTTCGCAATTTCAGACAGCGATTGATGTCCTTGAGCGGGCACGGACTCTCGCGACTTCCATGCCGGATGCGGGCATTCTGGCACGCATCCTGAACGGTCTAGGAATCTGTGCACAGTCTCTGGGCAACTACGGCACAGCTATGGAACACTTTTGGGAGAGTCAGCAGTTGGCTGCGGCGAGTGGAGACGACTTGGGGAGCGCACGAACGCTTTGCAACGTCGGGATCATCCGTACAGAACTCGGCGAATATGACTTGGCCGTCGAAGCTTTCTTGGAAGTCTCGTCATTTGGCGAGGCCACTGGAAATGTGTTGCTGCACCTGACCAGCGTCGTCAACCTGGCATTCGCCTATCAGCAGATGAAACAGGATGCTCGGGCTATAGAACTGGCCCACACCCACCTCCCCACCGTCCGCAGACTGGGACTGCGTCAACTAGAGGTCGTCTTGCAGGGAACGGTCGCACGCTCTCTGGTGAAGCTGGGCCAGTTGCAAGAGACCTTGGAACGGGTACAAGACGTCATGTCTCTGGCTGAAGAGGTGGGCAACCAGGAGGTGATCGTGAACTTGCGGCTCGCCCAGGGCCTGGCCTTCCAAAGGCTCGGCCGCTCAGAGGAAGCCCAATACGTCCTCCAGATGGCGTTGTATAAGGCCCGCCAGTACGGAATCAAACCGGACGAACGAACGATCTTGAACCATCTGAGCGAGCTGCACGCCGAGCGCCACGAGTGGCAACAAGCATACGAGTCATCACGTGCTTACCAAGTGCTCGAGCAGACGCTTCACGCCGAAGAAGTGGACCGCAAGGCCAGGATGCTTGGCGCACAGATGCAGCTTGAGCGACTGCAACAGGAAGCCGAAGTCGAGCGCCTGCGCAACGCCGAACTGTCGCAGGCCAACACCGCCCTTCAAACTGCCAAAGCGGATTTGGCCCACCGAGCCACCCATGACGCCCTGACCGGACTGGCCAACCGGGCATATTTTCAGAGTGAAGTGGAGCGGGCCCTGAGTGAGGGATCGCTGTTCGGGATTCTGTTCATCGACCTAGACCGCTTCAAGCTGGTCAACGACACCCTCGGCCACGACGTTGGTGACGAACTGCTCAAGCAAGTCGCCCGCCAGCTCACCCAAGTGGTGCGCTCAGGCGATCTGGTCGCCCGCATGGGCGGCGACGAATTCACCATCATTTTGCGCCGCCTGCGGAGTGCACAAGACGCCGAACGCGTGGCAAATAAGGTTCTCAATCAGCTGGCCCAGCCCATTCATGTGCGCGGACACACCCTGCACGTGACCGGCTCTATTGGCGTGGCTGTCGCGCCACACGACGGGCAGGACGTGACGACATTGCAGCGGCACGCCGATATCGCCATGTACCGGGCCAAAAACGAGGGCAAGAATGGCGTGCGGATCTTTCGGCCCACCATGGGTGAAGAAACCACCCAGCGGGTCGGTCTGGAGCGTGATCTGCGTCTGGCCCTGGCCCAAGACGAGCTGGTTTTGCATTATCAGGGCCAGTTCGATGCACGCAGCCAAATGCTGGTGGGCTTCGAGGCGCTGGTTCGCTGGCAACACCCCACTCAGGGGCTGCTCTCTCCGGGGAAATTCATTCAGGTGGCTGAAGAAAACGAGCTGATCGTGCCGCTCGGAGAGTGGGTGCTGCGCGAAGCCTGCCGCCAAGCGGCGCTCTGGGAGGCCAACAGCCGGGACTTTACCATGAGTGTCAACGTCAGTGCCCTGCAGTTCGAGCACTCTGGCTTGCTGAACGCTGTGCAGCAGGCCTTAGCATCTTCAGGACTTGATCCACAGCGCTTGGTGCTCGAACTCACCGAGAGTGTCGTCCTACGCAACCCTGAGGTGGCCGCTTTACAGCTGACCCGGCTCAAAGATCTGGGCATCCGGGTGGCGTTGGACGATTTCGGCACAGGACAAAGCAGCCTGAGTCTGCTGCGTACCCTGCCCATCGACGTGCTCAAGATTGACCGTTCGTTCGTGCAGGATGAGAACATCGCCGAGGGCAGCTCAGCCCGGATGCTGCTCAATGTGATGATCACCCTGGCCCACGGGTTGAACATGCTCGTCACAGGTGAGGGAGTTGAGACCCCTGAGCAGCAAGCCCTGCTTGACGAACTCGGTTGTGACAACATTCAGGGCTTTTTGCTGGGCCAACCTGGGCCGCCTGAAGACATCTGCTGGACGCCGCTGAATCACACCAACAGACACGAACATTAG
- a CDS encoding MIP/aquaporin family protein, producing the protein MSETHWATARRWVAEALGLSGFVAFSLSAAVLAQLGVLPTLAADALVPGLVILALVYGLSDLSGAHFNPAVTLAFALRGSLPWARVPGYLAAQFLGACGGVWLVSACVPLPKAHELVRPWGAFGLETVCTTLLLVILATAKRKAEVGSQAGLVIAGTLGLCLFTAGSVSTIGVNPTRTLAAALFSGTVLASWPHLLGPFAGGTLATGLTYLLRGPLNQQEAETAKGQAEAGEGSSS; encoded by the coding sequence ATGTCAGAAACCCACTGGGCCACAGCTCGGCGCTGGGTGGCCGAAGCGCTGGGCCTCTCCGGCTTCGTGGCTTTCAGTTTAAGCGCGGCGGTACTGGCCCAGCTCGGTGTACTGCCTACACTGGCTGCCGACGCGCTGGTGCCGGGCCTGGTGATCTTGGCGCTGGTCTACGGCCTGAGCGATCTGTCCGGAGCTCACTTCAACCCCGCCGTGACGCTGGCCTTCGCGCTGCGGGGCAGCCTTCCGTGGGCGCGGGTGCCGGGATACCTGGCCGCGCAGTTCCTGGGGGCCTGCGGCGGGGTGTGGCTGGTCTCAGCCTGCGTGCCGCTCCCCAAAGCGCATGAGCTGGTCAGGCCTTGGGGAGCGTTTGGGCTGGAGACGGTCTGCACCACGCTGCTGCTGGTGATTTTGGCCACCGCCAAGCGCAAGGCGGAAGTCGGCTCTCAGGCGGGTTTGGTGATCGCCGGAACGCTGGGGTTGTGCTTGTTCACAGCGGGCAGCGTCTCCACCATCGGCGTTAATCCCACGCGCACGCTGGCCGCCGCGCTGTTCAGCGGCACGGTGCTGGCATCTTGGCCGCATCTGCTGGGGCCGTTTGCGGGCGGCACGCTAGCCACAGGGCTGACCTATCTGCTGCGCGGCCCACTCAACCAGCAGGAAGCCGAGACGGCCAAAGGGCAAGCAGAAGCGGGAGAGGGGTCATCCAGTTAG
- a CDS encoding FAD-dependent monooxygenase, with product MALPCVLISGAGIAGPTLAYWLARSGWQPTVVERAGRLRSSGNPVDVRGAALSVAEKMGIVAALRSASTSVRAISFYDRAGHRFARVPTSAGRSAAGTPEMEIPRSDLARVLFQAASDVTEFLFDDTITALHQDAGGVDVTFERHAPRRFDLVIGADGLHSAVRQLAFGPDEQFVRHMGTYVATTALPEPVKSPQDVLMYNTPGRLVAVHPGRDCAMVGFFFWHPAAAPDCRNPEAVKRFVAAAYAGVGWRVPELLA from the coding sequence ATGGCCCTACCTTGCGTTCTGATTTCCGGCGCTGGCATCGCTGGCCCCACGCTGGCGTACTGGCTGGCCCGCAGCGGCTGGCAACCTACGGTGGTCGAACGCGCGGGCCGCCTGCGCTCCAGCGGCAATCCGGTGGACGTGCGCGGCGCAGCGCTGAGCGTCGCCGAGAAGATGGGCATCGTTGCGGCCCTCCGAAGCGCTTCCACATCCGTTCGGGCCATCAGCTTCTATGACCGTGCGGGCCACCGCTTCGCCCGCGTGCCCACTTCCGCTGGGCGCAGCGCCGCTGGAACGCCTGAAATGGAGATTCCCCGCAGTGATTTGGCCCGCGTCCTGTTTCAAGCCGCGAGTGACGTCACCGAATTCCTTTTTGACGACACCATCACCGCCCTCCATCAGGATGCGGGCGGTGTTGATGTCACCTTCGAGCGCCACGCTCCCCGCCGATTTGACTTGGTGATCGGCGCGGACGGTCTACACTCCGCCGTGCGTCAGCTGGCGTTTGGCCCAGACGAGCAATTCGTGCGGCACATGGGTACGTACGTCGCCACCACAGCGCTGCCAGAGCCGGTTAAATCGCCGCAGGACGTGCTGATGTACAACACTCCCGGACGGCTGGTGGCGGTTCATCCGGGCCGAGACTGCGCGATGGTCGGCTTTTTTTTCTGGCATCCCGCCGCCGCCCCTGATTGCCGGAATCCAGAGGCGGTCAAGCGGTTCGTGGCAGCGGCGTATGCGGGTGTAGGCTGGCGCGTGCCGGAGTTGCTGGCGTAG
- a CDS encoding TetR/AcrR family transcriptional regulator — MTLRERKRLRTRQAILAAATRLFERDGYTTTTLDDIAAAAEMSKRAIFSYFASKEDLLFPESDARIGSAIDAIAARQPSDGPVQVLMRAMTTTAQESDDLTGRRAALRLRLMRTVPALRGRALQHQLDAQREIARHLVAAFPTDLDPISAAALTGAFIGAVTAVLDLLFEGEDPVQDPAEVQATILEAVQVALAPWLRASPENA, encoded by the coding sequence ATGACTCTGCGCGAACGCAAACGCCTGCGCACCCGGCAGGCCATCCTCGCCGCCGCAACACGACTCTTTGAGCGTGACGGCTACACTACAACCACCCTGGACGACATCGCCGCCGCTGCCGAGATGAGCAAACGGGCCATTTTCAGTTACTTTGCTAGCAAGGAAGATCTGCTGTTTCCCGAAAGCGACGCGCGAATCGGCTCAGCCATCGACGCGATTGCGGCCCGGCAGCCCAGCGACGGCCCGGTACAGGTCTTGATGCGGGCCATGACCACCACAGCCCAAGAATCCGATGATCTGACGGGCCGCCGGGCGGCGCTGCGGCTGCGGCTGATGCGGACGGTTCCTGCCCTGCGTGGCCGGGCGCTGCAACATCAGCTTGACGCGCAGCGCGAGATTGCCCGTCACCTCGTTGCCGCCTTCCCGACCGACCTCGACCCCATCTCGGCGGCGGCTCTGACTGGAGCGTTCATCGGAGCGGTGACGGCTGTGCTGGATCTGCTGTTCGAGGGGGAAGACCCTGTACAAGACCCGGCCGAGGTGCAGGCGACCATCTTAGAAGCCGTCCAAGTGGCCCTCGCCCCTTGGTTGAGAGCGTCCCCAGAGAACGCTTGA